A single Anopheles funestus chromosome 2RL, idAnoFuneDA-416_04, whole genome shotgun sequence DNA region contains:
- the LOC125762180 gene encoding argininosuccinate lyase, whose product MSNRNNRITSATEQVQTPFKLWGGRYSKATDHVLSKVNNSLTVDKRLYSEDIDGSIAYAKSLAEAGLLTQSEFKVIVYGLDAIRDEWSKGTIKLLPRDEDVHTVNERRLFEIIGPQIAGKLHTGRSRNEQVVVDMKLWMRNAIADLQRLLLELVRAINEVADRHIEVLMPGYTHMQRAQPVRFSHWLLSYAFYFKEDFDRFEEFGRRMNVLPLGSGALAGNPFNINRHKLAADLGFDGVSHNSMNVVSDRDFVVEFNFLCTLVAVHMSRLAEDLILYSTKEYNFIELSEEYTTGSSLMPQKRNPDSLELIRGITGPVFGQHCAILMTLKGLPSTYNKDLQCDKSGMFGVYDQMQMCLLLIGGIIQTMRVDEDRCLSSLGYEMLATDMAYYLVRRGIPFREAHHISGEVVAHSEKVKIPINKLTLEDLQEISPHFDETISRIWNYENSVEQYTVVGGTSRLSVQEQIRVLRAFVDGHVQ is encoded by the exons ATGAGCAATCGTAATAATCGCATCACGTCCGCAACCGAGCAGGTGCAGACCCCGTTCAAGCTTTGGGGTGGCCGTTACTCCAAAGCCACCGATCACGTCCTGTCGAAGGTGAACAACTCGCTTACGGTAGACAAGCGGCTATACTCGGAGGACATCGATGGCAGCATCGCGTACGCGAAGAGTCTGGCCGAGGCGGGCCTGCTTACGCAGAGCGAATTTAAGGTGATCGTGTACGGGCTGGACGCGATACGGGATGAGTGGAGCAAGGGCACGATCAAGCTGTTGCCGCGCGACGAAGACGTCCACACGGTGAACGAGCGCCGATTGTTCGAGATTATTGGACCGCAGATCGCGGGCAAGCTGCATACCGGGCGCAGCCGGAATGAGCAGGTCGTCGTAGACATGAAGCTGTGGATGCGGAACGCCATTGCTGATCTGCAGCGGCTACTGTTGGAGCTGGTGCGCGCCATCAACGAGGTGGCCGATCGTCACATCGAGGTGCTGATGCCGGGCTACACGCACATGCAGCGGGCCCAACCGGTACGCTTTAGCCACTGGTTGCTGAGTTACGCGTTTTACTTTAAGGAAGATTTTGACCGGTTCGAAGAGTTTGGCCGTCGCATGAACGTGCTGCCACTGGGCAGCGGTGCACTGGCCGGCAACCCGTTCAACATCAACCGGCACAAGCTGGCGGCGGACCTCGGGTTCGACGGTGTGTCCCACAACAGCATGAACGTGGTGAGCGATCGGGACTTTGTGGTGGAGTTTAACTTTCTGTGCACGCTCGTAGCGGTCCATATGAGCCGGCTGGCAGAGGATCTGATCCTCTACTCGACCAAGGAGTACAACTTTATCGAACTGTCGGAGGAGTACACCACGGGCAGCAGCTTGATGCCACAGAAGCGCAATCCGGACAGTTTGGAGCTGATACGCGGCATTACGGGGCCAGTGTTTGGACAGCACTGTGCCATCTTGATGACGCTCAAGGGTTTACCGTCGACGTACAACAAGGATCTGCAGTGTGACAAGAGTGGCATGTTCGGAGTGTATGATCAAATGCAGATGTGTCTGTTGCTGATCGGTGGCATCATCCAAACGATGCGCGTCGATGAGGATCGGTGTCTCAGCTCGCTCGGTTACGAGATGCTCGCCACGGACATG GCTTACTACCTCGTGCGTCGCGGCATACCATTCCGGGAGGCACATCACATCTCCGGCGAAGTTGTCGCCCACTCGGAAAAGGTAAAGATTCCGATCAACAAACTAACGCTGGAGGATCTGCAGGAGATTAGTCCACACTTTGATGAAACGATCAGCCGCATTTGGAACTACGAGAACAGCGTGGAACAGTACACGGTGGTAGGTGGCACATCGCGCCTATCAGTGCAGGAGCAGATCCGTGTGTTGCGGGCATTCGTCGATGGGCATGTACAATAG